CAGGTACCCTTTATGCCCTTCTGCATTGTTTTAATGTTATCCAACCATGTCTCACTGTTAGAATAAAAGGGGAAACAATTAGAAAGTAACCCAATGAAAGACCCTTTGCAATGGAATGTGATCCAGTATTGGATAATATTAAGAAATACCAATTTGGTAGGTCTGGTGATAATACCGTATTGCTCATTGTGAAGATTCTTCACTGTCAGACACACAATGAAGTACTTTTAGGTGAAATTATGTGGGTCTTATGACATCTTGGAATTGCTTTAATATATTCCagccataaacaaacaaacaaaaaaagctgtaAACAGCCATAAACCTGAAAGTGAGGCAGGTTCTCTGAGGCAGTCGTGCCTTCTTTGTCACTAGAGGTCTTCAGGGATATGATGGAAGGGGCTCACTTGCATGATGGGAAGGTTGAAGTAGCTCCTCTTGAAGTCACTTTCCACCTAAAATTTCACCCTTTGAAAATGTGGCAGAGTCTCCTGGGTAAGGGCATTCCATGCTACCCCCGTGATCTGTAGGGCTTTTCCAGTGCCTGGGTGAGgaccttctccctcttccccacctgaGCACTCTCTCTGACCTCTGCTACCGAACTGTGCTTGGTTATCTGAGGTCATGAAGTAAAAGCACATCTTTAGGGTAGAGGCTAGTCGTAGCACAGAAGAGGTGGGACACTTTGTAAATGAAATTCTATGCATGTGGTAGGGTTCTCTGAGCTGGATTGCCTGGGGCTGACTGCCAGTGTCAGATGAGTCTTTATTTTCAGGTTGAGTTCTGACAATCACCCTCTTTTGATTCAAATCTCTATCTCTTCACAGGCCATCACCACTGAAGGGAAGTACTGGAAAAGCCGCATTGAGATTGTGATCCGGGAATATCACAAGTGGAGAACCTACTTCAAGAAAAGGGTATCTGGTTTGGGCTCCAAGAAGGGCGTGTTCAGGAAGCCCCCATAGGGGAGGGAAGGCTCTAAGTACTGTGTTCAGACACTGGCCCATCACTGCCCCTGTGGAACCCAATGTTCCAGCCCAGCCCAAGTGATGGGCTTTCTTTGGCCATTATCTGTGGTCTCAGTTTCTCTCACTGCTAGTTATTCCACAAACACTGGTTGCAAATCTCTTTTGTGTCTAGCCTGGGTTCAGGAATGACAGAGAGCAGGATCCCTCATGTGCCTCCCAGGGAGAAGAGGCCTGGATACTTCCTAGAGGAGAGGCTGagggcctcctcccctcccagcaccccaggtGACCACCCTgtctccccttttctccacagctACAGCAACACAAGGATGAGGACCTTTCCAGCCTGGCTCAGGTGAGTGAGTGTGGGGGCCGTGAGGACCTCATGGGAACCCTCCTTTGACAAGAAACAGCAATGATGTGGATGGCCCGACAGTGAAGCCTGCAGCAGGAGGTGGTGAGGGCATGGACTATCTCTATAGCTCCAGGAGGGGCTGCCCTGCTTCTCACCTGGAGGCCATGCAGGCCAAGGAAACAGGCCAGTTTTCCCTGCTTCATGCATTCACCTCATCTTTTACAACAGTCCTTACAGCTCTATAAAATAGGGTAACATACTTGCCTTGTGTGAGTGATTGGGAATTTTGAGTTCACTAGTGCCCCTTTgattttttcttccccctctgtTGGCGGTAGGATGATGACATGCTTTATTGGCACAAACGTGGGGATGGATGGAAGACCCCGGTCCCCATGGAGGAGGACCCACTGCTGGACACAGACATGCTCATGTCAGAATTCAGTGACACTCTCTTCTCAACGCTTTCCTCACACCAGCCGGTGGCCTGGCCCAACCCCCGGGAAATAGGTAACCCATCCCTAGATCCTTGACTTTGAACACATAGCTGGCTTCCTTCTCTGCCAGCTCTCCTCAACCCAGCGCCCCAGGGCAGGATTGGCTAACCTCACTGGCATCTGAGGGCCACGTGCACTGAGTAGGTGGGAACTGTAGGGGGGCCTTCCTGGGCAGCTGTCAGGCCCATGATGCCCCTGTGAGAAGACAGTGGGGATTTGGCCTGAATCAATTTTGTATTTCTGATACTGTCCCCTTAGCAGAGGATTTGTGCCTAGGCCAAGTGACAGGGCCTCTGACTCACTGGGAGGAAAATCAGAAACATTTCTGGGCATGACTTTTACCTGGCAGCATTCAGGCATCCAGTGAACACCTCAGGGAAGAGCCCATGACTAAGAACTGGGGATCTCTGCATAGCTGTTCACAGCTTCCTGGGAGTGTCTGTTCCCTGATCTTTACTTTACTTTTCTTATAAAAACTCTCTTTCCTGCCTTCTGAGGGTGGAGAATAGCCACAAACCCACAAGAAGGTGGCAGCCAGCCGCCTGCATTTCTCCTTGGAAGAATCTAGAATGTAAACAGGGCCAGGAGAATCCATTCCACGCCTTTTATATGTTATTGCAGCATTGAGAAGGCAGAAtgattcctctgtctcctttctgattCTTACAGCACATCTGGGAAACGCAGACATGATCCAGCCGGGGCTGATTCCTCTGCAGCCCAATCTGGACTTCATGGACACTTTCGAACCCTTCCAGGGTGAGGACAATGGGGCAGAGAGAGTGTGGCTGCCTGGATCTCCCTTTGCCCAAGATAAAGCACCAAGATGGTGCTTCCCTTCATGGAGGAAACTGTTAGAATTGGCAACAGGGGAGGACTTAAAATTTTTCCagaactacctttttttttttttttggtagtaatCGCAAGGTCTGGGAAGCTTTTCTGCCACAGGGTTCTCTCTGAAGGGAATTGCCATTCTCACTCCTGTGGTCTCAGATCCTCAGGTTTGCCCAGGACCGTAAGCAGTTCTCCCTGTAGGCAGCAGAGGGCGCTGGCAGCACAGCTGCCTCCCAGCAGTGTCCTGCAGTTAGAACTGGGCTAGTAAGAGCCACGGAACGCCAGGCTTGGGAGTATTTCAGACCCCACACTAGTTGCCAACATGAGCGGTTCCAATCAGAGGGCCTCTTTCTGCAGAGTTACCTCAGGGGGGATCACCCTCTGGCCATTGCATTCCTCTGGGTAAGATGGAGTTCAGTGCCTGATTTATTTGGATCTTAATTCAAGGATGTTATGGGCACACAGAGCTCAAAAGCACCTGATGTTGTCTTTCAGACCTCTTCTCTTCCAGCCGCTCCATTTTTGGTTCCGTGCTGCCTGCTCCTGTCTCAGCACCTGCACCAGATCCCAACAGCCCTCCTGCTCAGGTagaaggagctggggagagggggcccAGGGCTAGGCTAATGAATAACCATACAGTCATAAGCAAAGTGCTAGGGCTTGCTAGATCTAGTGCTGCACACATGGAATGCGTAAAGAAGTTATTCTAGCCCTCCTTGAAGGCAGCCATAGATCTGTAAGAGTTGGGAGCTATCCATAAACATGTACTCCTACCTGAGGCTGCATGTAACCTGTGTGCAGTGAGCTCTGTTCTGACCAGTTAAGAGAGGATtagcaaaggaaaacatgaattGCTAATAAAAAGAAgttctatgtatttcttttactttttacttaatAATTAACACAAGTTGTTTATCAGGTGCTGGGGCTGCAGAACTGAGTGAGGCACAGCTCTTCACCCTTAGGGGCTCTCAGACTGACACCTGTATCCAGTTAGACACCAGAAACCTGGCCCCATCTTCTTCCATCTGGCTCTGGGAAGAATTTCTTCTATAGAGACTGAGATCCTGACAATTGATTCCTTATAGCATTTCCCTTTTAGGAGGAGGTGACCTCTAGAAGTTGATACATGAAACTGTCCTGAGGGAACCCCATGAGCAGCTGTGCTCCAGGCTGCTTGTGCTCTGTAACACAAGATGGCCGGGTCTTTGCAGGGGGGGAACCCCTGCTGGACTCTAGAAACAAGATATTCCCAGGCCAGGAGCCAACTGTGTGCAGTCATTTTGTCTGAGCTCTGTGTTATCATTTAGTCCCTAATGGAAACAAGACCCCTGTGGACGCCTAGAGAGAGATCTCCATTCCCCCCAAATTAGCAGTAATGGGATGGGAGCCATCGCCTCATCCCTCTATCCAAATGTTCTGCTCAGGAGCCCAATGTACATTGTTAGACTTGTGTTATGTCGTACCAGGAAGTGACAGCAAGTTGTGTGATCCATCATTTGTCCTTCCTGTCTCAGGAGACCATCCTGCCAACCAGCGCGCTCCCCACTGTGAGCCTCCCCGATAGCCTCATAGCACCTCCTGCAGCCACCGCCTTGGACCCCACGGATCGGCAGGGCTGTGAACGAGCCCCGCGGCCCGGAGACCCCTTTATCCAGCCTACGGACTTCGGTCCCCCTGCACCACCCCTGAATGTCCCTCAGCCTTTCCTTCCTGTGTTCACCATGCCCTTGCTatctcccagccctgccccagcaccTACTTCTCCTGCCCTGCCTTtagccccaccccctgccactgcCTTGAGCCCCTCGGCTCCACCTACCTTCCTGCATCCGAAGTTTGCTGGCGCCAGCAAATCACCCTCCGTCATCACACACACGGCCTCTGCCACCCTCACGCATGATGCGTCTGCCACCACCTTCAGCCAGAGCCAGGGCCTTGTCATCACAACCCACCACCCCACACCCTCGGTGTCCCCCTGTGGCCTGGCACTGCCTCCAGCTACCCGGCCGCCAACTGCTGGGCCTCCCCAACCCTGTTTAACTTTTGTGCACCCCAAGCCTGTCTCTTTGACTGGGGGAAGGCCCAAGCAGCCCCCCAAAATAGTGCCTGCTCCCAAACCAGAGTCTGTGTCCGTGGTATTGAAGAATGCTTGCATCGCCCCAGGTGAGTCAGGTGGAGGGAAGCCAGAGTCTAGTCTTCCCTTCCCGAGGGATATTTCCCTGTCTCCAAGGCTTGTAGACTTGTGACACACGTATTGTTGTGAAACGAAAGTGTTCCAGTCTACTACATGTGTGTGATCTAGTCTATTGTCTACTCTGTATTGTTCTTTTAAAGTTAGTCTCAACCCAGTTTGAAAAAGCATGATCTGGGTGATATCTTTCCTGGGTCTGTAATCTGTCCCCTTCAAGGAGAAGTTGCAAAACGAATGTCAGGTATCCCAGTGGTTTTGTCTTTCTGTGCCCTGTGGTAAGGAAGGCAATGTCTTAGCAGCAGGAGAGGGGTCGATGCTGCTTCTGGGGTGCCCCACAGCTTGGGGGGGCCTCACTCTCACCTTCTTGTTCTGGTAGCTGCCTTTTCAGGACAACCACAAGCAGTGATTATGACATCAGGCCCTCTGAAGAGAGAAGGGATGTTGGCTTCTACTGTGTCCCAGTCCAATATGGTCCTCACGCCTACTGCCATTGCCCGGGTGAGGGGTCCCTGGACAGACGCTCAGCATCCTTACCACCCCAGCATGGCCCTACTCTTGGATGGTCTTCACCTGACATGATCGGGGTgacctctctcttctgtgttacctcagggtcctggagtcacGGAGTTCCACAGTGGCATCCTGGTGACAGACCTTGGCCACACCACGAGCAGCCAACCTGCCCCTGTCTCTCGGCTCTTCTCTCCAAGCACGGTGCAAGACTCCCTGGTGAAGGGCGAGCAGGTCCCTGCCACGGGTTCTAGTGAGTGCGCACTCCAGTCGGAATGGTTGGGACTTGATGAGTGAAACGAGCATGCCCACACCTAGATCAGGGAGATGGCTCATGAGGTTCCCCAGGATTGAGGCTGGACTTACAGAATGTGCAGTCAGGTCTTATAAACCTGCCTGCAGTGCTCAGCATAGTACCAGGTCATTTACAGTAGCAGAAAAGTGGCAAGCATGTGCATGGCAGACAACTAGAGTGCATGGGGAAcacccctctgccctccttcagAAAGGCCTGGCTCTGGGCTGCCAGTTCTGATCCAGAAAAcggaagccacccaggcatatctTCACATCAGTGTGGTCATCCCTTAGCTTTCAAGCATCTTGCATCTCTTGAGCCCATTTCCACACCATGGGCCGTCCATTGAGTTGAGGGAGAACTGATTTTGCCCAGTGAAGAGCCACGAAACCAGGGATAAATGATTTGCTTGAGGCTGTGCCCATGGTGGTGGGGGTAGAACCAGAACCCAGGCTTCCTTCTTTCAGATGCCACATCGGTGAGGGAGACCAAAGATGCCTTTTTGTCTCAAGTAAACCAGAGCATGGCTTCTCCTGGAGCTCTATGTAAACAGTTGTCCTCCCTAAACAGTCCAGGAGACCGGAGGAGGAAAAGTCTCTGCCTACAGAGATCAGAGAGTAGAGAGACTTTGGTCAAGGAGGGTTGGATGAATAAGGCCACCAGTCTGGAAAGCTAAAGACAAAGACTAGTTACAAGTCATGCCTTTACAGTGGTGTAAGTTAGGCCTCAGGTACCATAGCATTACCCTGTCTGCCGAGCTGCAGAACCCTGGGCATTGGAGCCAACTAGGGAAGCTGAGAGAATGGAGAAGGGTTGGGGGGCAATGGCCAGTGCCACAGAAAGGTATGTGCTGGGGCACTCTGGGAAGGCATCCATGGTGGccccggggggctcgggggctcctGAGAGATGCCAATAACCAGGGCATGGCTGGTGTGGCAGTGGGTGAGATTGAAAATACAAGAGAACAGATATGTAgagttgaaagaataaaataagcagGTATGGTAAGAAGTAGAGCCTTAATGAAGTTGTAGAAACCGCCGGCGGCCTCCAGCTGGCTTGTTAGGCTGGGTGAGTAGTCAGGCCTCTTCTCAAAACTCTCCATGTCCCCCAAAACATGTGGCTGGCCAAGCTCAGGCACTGTTCCTACCCCATGTCCTGCCAGCCTTCTCCAGGTCTTATCCACACCTAATAGAACCCTCCTTGGGATGTCAGCAAGGATTTCTCCAGTTTTTGCTCTGGGGTCGCTGTGGGAGGTTCCAGATGGGTTTCTAGGGTTTGGGATGTGCAGGGGTTCCTTCCTGGGTGAGCACTGTCTCAGCTGCTGCAGCCAGCCATATCCTAAGAGGAGTCTCTGTTCTTCACAGGTCGAGATTGCCCAAACTCAGGGCAGGCCTCTCCATGTGCTTCTGAGCAGAGCCCCAGTCCCCAGTCGCCCCAGAATAACTGCTCAGGGAAATCTGCAGACCCCAAAAATGTGGCTGCTTTAAAGGTATCACAGGTCTCTCTTGGGTCTTGATTTCCTtggagagatgggcagaggggcaAGGAAGAAAATATCAAGGGACCATCAGGGCAGCTGGTATTCCATAGCATCAGGAGCCTGGATGTTTGCTGCTTATCTGGAGATGAGGTTGGGTCTTCCTATTCCTCCACCTCCTGGCTGGCCCTGAGCCCCAGAACTAGCACCGATCCCATGAACCCATCAAACCCTGGAGCCAGCGGGAGGCAGCAGCTGGAAGAACCAGCTTGGGAAGAGGGAGGTGAGGGTGGCTGGGAAGTGCTGATCAGCAGCAGAGGCTACGGCCCCGAGGGGCTCCATTCTGCAGGCAGGGTTTTCTAGCCTCCCTGCCCTGGTTCCTCCTCTGTCGCCCTCCTTCCACTTACTCCCTAGCTGCAGGttgggagggcagggagtggcACTGCAGTGCACCCTGTGTCACAATGACAAGTCGATTCCCCAACAGAACCGGCAGATGAAGCATATTTCAGCTGAGCAGAAAAGGCGCTTCAACATCAAGATGGGCTTTGACACCCTCAACAGTTTGATTTCTAATAATTCCAAGCTGGTGAGTGATGCTtgggaggtaggggtgggggttgTGTTCCTGTATCGGCCTTGGTACCAGGTGGACAGGCGGGGGTCACTGTGGCTGTCATGGCTCTGACCCACACTGTCCCTCTTACAGACCAGCCATGCCATCACACTGCAGAAGACCGTGGAATACATCACCAAGCTGCAGCAGGAACGGAGCCAGATGCAGGAGGAAGCCCGGCGGCTGCGGGAGGAGATTGAGGAGCTCAACGCCACCATCATGTGAGGCTGGCAGTGTGGGGCCGAGGGCTGGTGCCTCATCCTCCCATGTGTGTGTCACAGAGGCGGGGGGTCATTTGTGGCCTTGTCACCAATAGCCACCTCTCTGTTGTAGCACTTTGGGCTTTTGTCATCCTCCTCCTTCTGAGGCCTTCTCCTCTTTGCCTCAGTGGCCCACTCGGCTGGCCCTGTGCACTCGGTGCCCCAGGGTCCAGCTTCACTGTCAGCTGCTCTGAGTTTCCTGTGATTCTTCCTGTTGTTCCAGCTCCTGCCAGCAGTTGCTCCCTGCCACGGGAGTCCCTGTCACCCGGCACCAGTTTGATCACATGAGAGACATGTTTGATGAGTATGTGAAGAGCCGGACCCTACAGAATTGGAAGTTCTGGATCGTATCTTTGGGTTCTCTTTGCTTCTCCCACCCCTCAAGCTGTGCACTGAAACAATAGACACTGACACCCTAGTTGCTTTAGACAAATTCTATATAAATGGTTGTCATTGAGTTTATCAAACAGGCAGTACTGGTTTGCCTCGGTGGAGGGGCCCAGCCTGGCCCACGGTGTGAAGTGGGCTGTTGTTGGTGACCATCCAGGCTTGGGGCTTCCCGGGGGGCAGAACAGGCCAGTTTTGCTCTCTGCGTGCTTGGGAAATAAAGATGCTTTTTTGCAAGGTGCTAAAGCCACCTGCAGAGGCAGTCCTGGAGGAGGGAGGTAGGATCTAATCCAACATATCCTGGCAGCCATCTCAGGCCTTGCAACAATAGGGAGGCTGAGTACCACCCGGTGGGATAGATGGGAAACCAAGACTCATAAATGactaagtggcagagtcaggatttgaaacCAGCTGTCTGCAGGCTGTTGTCTGCATTTAGGCCCCATGGTCTTGGATACTGTCCTGAGGCACTTTGACCTGAGCGCCAGAGTCTGTCCCTGGGGCCAAGGCCCACCAGTGCTAAGCTTTCCAGATGTTAGCAGGACCCCTGTGGGGGACAGCTCCTGCCTCATCAGTCCACTTCCAGCTACTTCTCTGCTGCAGACAATCTGCACACATGATGGATGGGCCTTATGTCTTCACCATGTTGCTAACCATTGGGGAGCAGAGGATTTTATCCGTTTGCACTCTAGTGGCTGGTTTTGGAGAGCAAGATGACCAGACACCATCTCTATTTCCTCTGCTTTGCCTGGCTTACTCATCTTGGCTCTGGCCCTTATCAATGATGGAGCTGGGTGGCCGCTGGGATGATTCAGGACCTCTTTGGTAAAATGGCATAGTCCTCATCATCCTCAGCTTGGGAGACCATGGGCATGAGCATGGCTGagattaaagagaaaatggaCCTCATGACTCTGCAGAGTTGATTGCCCAGGATGGTCTGAGAGACCTGCACAGAATGTGACTAAGCCAGCACACGTTTATCACAAAGGACAGACTTCATTCATCTCTAGACAGATAGTTTCCACCTTTTAGTTGGCCATGGGCCTCTGTTGTTCTTGCCAGTATATATACAGACT
This genomic interval from Vulpes lagopus strain Blue_001 chromosome 14, ASM1834538v1, whole genome shotgun sequence contains the following:
- the LOC121475461 gene encoding MLX-interacting protein isoform X2, encoding MAADVFMCSPRRPRSRGRPMLLKPQVPEDDDDSDTDEPSPPPACASAPPARAHASAAPPPPRAGPGREEPPRRQQIIHSGHFMVSSPHREHPPKKGYDFDTVNKQTCQTYSFGKTSSCHLSIDASLTKLFECMTLAYSGKLVSPKWKNFKGLKLQWRDKIRLNNAIWRAWYMQYLEKRKNPVCHFVTPLDGSVEVDEHRRPEAITTEGKYWKSRIEIVIREYHKWRTYFKKRLQQHKDEDLSSLAQDDDMLYWHKRGDGWKTPVPMEEDPLLDTDMLMSEFSDTLFSTLSSHQPVAWPNPREIAHLGNADMIQPGLIPLQPNLDFMDTFEPFQDLFSSSRSIFGSVLPAPVSAPAPDPNSPPAQETILPTSALPTVSLPDSLIAPPAATALDPTDRQGCERAPRPGDPFIQPTDFGPPAPPLNVPQPFLPVFTMPLLSPSPAPAPTSPALPLAPPPATALSPSAPPTFLHPKFAGASKSPSVITHTASATLTHDASATTFSQSQGLVITTHHPTPSVSPCGLALPPATRPPTAGPPQPCLTFVHPKPVSLTGGRPKQPPKIVPAPKPESVSVVLKNACIAPAAFSGQPQAVIMTSGPLKREGMLASTVSQSNMVLTPTAIARGPGVTEFHSGILVTDLGHTTSSQPAPVSRLFSPSTVQDSLVKGEQVPATGSSRDCPNSGQASPCASEQSPSPQSPQNNCSGKSADPKNVAALKNRQMKHISAEQKRRFNIKMGFDTLNSLISNNSKLTSHAITLQKTVEYITKLQQERSQMQEEARRLREEIEELNATIISCQQLLPATGVPVTRHQFDHMRDMFDEYVKSRTLQNWKFWIFSIIIKPLFESFKGMVSTSSLGELHRTALSWLDQHCSLPVLRPTVLNTLRHLSTTTSVLTDPSQLPEQAAEAVTRIGKRSGES
- the LOC121475461 gene encoding MLX-interacting protein isoform X1; the encoded protein is MAADVFMCSPRRPRSRGRPMLLKPQVPEDDDDSDTDEPSPPPACASAPPARAHASAAPPPPRAGPGREEPPRRQQIIHSGHFMVSSPHREHPPKKGYDFDTVNKQTCQTYSFGKTSSCHLSIDASLTKLFECMTLAYRVLVPTAALLLLSSAAISGGGEHLRRMPQRKRPLNPGFSMRKLSITEKVFFFPLRSGKLVSPKWKNFKGLKLQWRDKIRLNNAIWRAWYMQYLEKRKNPVCHFVTPLDGSVEVDEHRRPEAITTEGKYWKSRIEIVIREYHKWRTYFKKRLQQHKDEDLSSLAQDDDMLYWHKRGDGWKTPVPMEEDPLLDTDMLMSEFSDTLFSTLSSHQPVAWPNPREIAHLGNADMIQPGLIPLQPNLDFMDTFEPFQDLFSSSRSIFGSVLPAPVSAPAPDPNSPPAQETILPTSALPTVSLPDSLIAPPAATALDPTDRQGCERAPRPGDPFIQPTDFGPPAPPLNVPQPFLPVFTMPLLSPSPAPAPTSPALPLAPPPATALSPSAPPTFLHPKFAGASKSPSVITHTASATLTHDASATTFSQSQGLVITTHHPTPSVSPCGLALPPATRPPTAGPPQPCLTFVHPKPVSLTGGRPKQPPKIVPAPKPESVSVVLKNACIAPAAFSGQPQAVIMTSGPLKREGMLASTVSQSNMVLTPTAIARGPGVTEFHSGILVTDLGHTTSSQPAPVSRLFSPSTVQDSLVKGEQVPATGSSRDCPNSGQASPCASEQSPSPQSPQNNCSGKSADPKNVAALKNRQMKHISAEQKRRFNIKMGFDTLNSLISNNSKLTSHAITLQKTVEYITKLQQERSQMQEEARRLREEIEELNATIISCQQLLPATGVPVTRHQFDHMRDMFDEYVKSRTLQNWKFWIFSIIIKPLFESFKGMVSTSSLGELHRTALSWLDQHCSLPVLRPTVLNTLRHLSTTTSVLTDPSQLPEQAAEAVTRIGKRSGES